Within the Chelonoidis abingdonii isolate Lonesome George unplaced genomic scaffold, CheloAbing_2.0 scaffold0004, whole genome shotgun sequence genome, the region CACCACACTACATCTACCCCTTCTCTCCAGCCCTCTCACACCCTTTAGCTGACCCTCTCCTTGCTAAACCCACCATTACCCCTAAAAATAGTCATGCCGTCAGCTGCCATCCCACTGATCTCTCCGCTTGGGGTGTCctacccctcccctcaccccctggctGCCTGGGTCTTTTTCAATCCATGGCCAGTCATTAGGCCCAGCTGAAACAGACGTGATCGATAAACTGGCACCAAGACACCCAGCTAAGTGCCTTCCTCTGGGAGGACAAGGTGGGGCAGGTGATATCGgttggtgagagacacacacTTTCAAGCCACACGGAGCTTGTCAGTTCACTGAAGAAACCTTTGTCTGGATTAGCGTAATTGCGtcagcacccacctctcacaAGCGCCCTGCTGGTTGGGTATGTCCATGGTCTAAACCGATCCCAGCCCTTCTCCAAGtcacctcctctctcccagggtcAAGCCACAGATGACTCTGCCCCTGGAATCCTCACCGTGGTCCCTTGGGGACCCCATTACTGGAACAGTCTTTCTTGCTGGTCACACACTTCTAAGGGTTAAGTGTagcttctccaccccaccccagcccccaaaacCGCTCCTCCTCTCCAAGCCTTCTGCACACCTGGTCCTCATCAatcccccttcgttttactgctccccattcacttactgcaggaagcgccatccaTGGGTGCAGTAACACCAGTCGTCATGGAGCGttggggagtcagggccctgcaccccccacttcctgtgactctcagccagccagtaaaacagaggtttattcgatgacaggaacagggtctaaaacagagcttgtagataccaACAACAGGACCCACCTCAGTCAGATCCATCTTGCAGGGCAGGGAGCCTAGACCCCAGTCCTGggtctccctccatttccccagccagctccaaactgaatccccctccagccatctcacccagccacacaccccagctcctgctccagcctttgtccagtttcccaggcagaaggtgtcacctggccccatccctctcctggctcaggttatGTGCTCAAGTATCATCCCTCGAGTGAAGTCACACCCTGATATCCCACCACCATCCAGCACCAATgtagacagtcccagtaaaactcccaCACAACATCCGCATTGCCTGCACCGTCACACTGATGTCCAGTTGAAAGCCCTTCCCCAGTGGCATATGGGAGGGCCCCAGCCTTCACCACACCTTACCCTTAGCTCTGGGCTCTTCTAACCTGAGGCCCAGTAGCAGCCAGGAGCTCTGCCTTGCTCCCCCAGCCCCTATGAGCACCAGGCTGTCCGTCGTGCTGCAATTCCCTCACCCAGCCACACCACCCATGCGCCTCCAGCTCTAGCAAGGAGCTGCACTGGCTCTGTAGCTCCTTTTTATACGGCCCTGCTGGgcactgattggctgcttcctctgcagccactctaccctgcttggaggacctctgCACTGCTCCTTAACTGGTGTCAGTGTGGTGGGACCCTGAGGCCTCTAGTAGGCAGCCTCTGGGCTAGTCCAGCCCATCACAATTAGTTAGAAGCATCAAGGCATTTCCCGGCTCTGCCAGTTGCTCACAGCAGCTgttagctcaggggtcggcaacctttcagcagtgctgtgccgagtctgcATTCATTCACTCTAGtctaaggtttcatgtgccagtcatacattttaacatttttagaaggtctctttctataagtctataatatatcactaaactattgttgtatgtaaaataaataaggttttcaaaatgtttgagaagtttcatttaaaattaaattaaaatgcacagtcccccgggctggtggccaggacccaggcagtgtgagtgccactaaaaatcagcccaagtgccaccttcggcacacgtgccataggttgcctaccgctgtgTTAGACCATAAGGACGGCCAGACTGGGtgaggccaatggtccatctaacccactATCCTGTCTCTCACAGTGCCAGAGCTTCAGAAGGAAGGAACAGACCAGGGCAATTTATCctgtgatccatccccagtcatccagtcctggctcctggcagcCAGAGATTTAGGACACTCTGACAGGGATGAGCGGCTCTGCGCTGGTATCTCAggggttaacccttccttcctagcagaggaagcctcGCCCTGGGAGCTCTGCTGGGCGGTCTCCAACCGGAGAAggggtataaaagcctgcagagctgctcagtcgGGGCTGACCgccagaggggaaggaggtacgctgctgccgccgccgccagTGCCTGAGAGGGACAGACAGTGCACCAGAGCCCAGAGGTCAGCCAAGCTGGGACACACCCTGATGTCCAGATGGAGTACATTGCAGGAGGGGAACCGACTGGAGGACCCCCCCAAAGTGGAGAACCTGGCAtttatggtaggaagtgacccagaggAAATTTAGAGGCAAACGCCCCAGAGCCACACCTACGTTCGGTGTGTTGCGTGCAGATCCCCACTGAGGTGGTGGCGAAGGGAATTTTCCACTATCAGGGTCCTGGGTCAGGACCTGGTGGAGAGGACGGGACCCGGGTCCCCCTAAcactccccacacaccccaggaACCCTACAGACTCGGGCCAATAGGCCATACTACCCTGCCTGAAAGGAGATTAGGTGGAAGTTGGCCATTAGGTCACACTGCTCCAAAGTGCTGAGTGGTTTATATGGAtgctggccattgggccacactgccctggaCATTCGTGGCAACTTACTGGGACTCTGGCCTCTAGGCTGCACTACCCTGCCTACGAGCAGGGGgttatggactctggccattgggccgtACACTGCTCCAACGCTGGGAGCAATTTACAGGGACTATAGCGGTTAGAGCCCACTACCCCGGCCAAGGGATGATTGCGGAGAGGCAGGCCATTAGGCCACATCAGACCACCCACAGAGAGGCGACTGCGAGAACTTGTGAGTGGCGAGGTTCcgacaccccatcccacccctgccacaaaggggcaGTGCGATGCGAGGCTCGCCACAGGCACCCCGAGCACAGGGTTGAGTCCCGGACCATCTTGAACCCAGTTCCACTGGTTGTCAGTGCCTTgggtgaagaagtatttccttctctttgttttaaaacctcCTGTCTATTTATTTCATTGGGCAATGCACAGTCACCCATGGAATTTGCTGCCAGGGATATTGTGAAcgccaaaattataacagggttcaaaaaagaaccagataagttcatggaggttaggtccatcaatggctattagccaccatgctctgagtgtccctagcctctgttcgccaGGAGCTGGAAGTGGATGACGGGCTGGATCACTCaaggattccctgttctgttcattccctcggatGCACCTGGAATAATCCccgtcggaagacaggatactgggatagatggaccattggtctgacccaatatggcccttcttacataaaaattaattataataaaaaagtttagtacagaaacttCCCAAGATAGCAATGATGTGAGATAACGACCTTGGCAAATAacgcattttttttaaatcttggcctactaggaaatgtatattttaataagtttcccagtcacaaatctagcattctggagtgAAATCACTAAAACagagtccaacaaacaaatgctCTGGCCACTGTTTATCGTGCCACATTCACACTATCGTTCCATCCCCGATGGCCCTGAACCGTCactttctgctgccacctgccactgtgacctctgcgagtcgATCTCTCGAGGTTCCACCAGCTccgtgatttcagctgagctctcagtgggggaacctcgctgctagtcCAGGCTGGGCCATCTCCtgcacagaaacactgtcccacagcaggtctaagcacttagacctgttaccagtgatttcagctgtagcaGTCACTTAACAAACCAAAAGACTCTCTatgaagcctaatcagctctCTCTCCAAACaggagagaggggcaggtcaaatagtgccTGTGACTTAGGCAGAGCTCACACCACCACGCAAAACACCTGTGCCCCACCCAGCACCAGCGCCagtgtttttagcaccctagtcgcacggccatttcgccgccccgcgcactgctcccgcggctccggtgaacctgccgcaggcattcctgcagcgggtccgctggtccgcggccccagtggagctgccgcaggcgtgtctgcgggaggtccaccggcgccgtgggagcagcggaccatccgcaaaaatgcctgcggcaggtccaccggagccacctgccgctccccccggcaaaatactgccccccaataatcctggtgcctaggcaattgcctaggccacctaaatggaagcaccggccctggccccaccctctctcactgtttgccatattgtaattcaaaccccattttaaaacgctcaccccattttgtaaaagcttcctccaaccttcatttttgcaaaccctgctgtaatcttattagtttaggttagatgtgtgactgaggtatggatggatgatggaatcagcctccagccccagcctgtcctgctgaAATAGAGTTCAAACACCTCCGGCtcaagatgcagacaagagccctaacaaagtaagaagtgtccaccctaaaaagaaaaggtacaatagaaggaagatcaaagccatgcctgcaattgacgggtgatcaatcaccaaacccagaggcagcctgACACaacaagacctatagactctggattcaaactaaaccctgcaaaaaggatgggtgagatgggagactttggagggtaacattctgctgccagcatggaagggcatcggtgcaggcccaacagagacccaactcgtccttgtgcccggctttcctggccattTAGCCGCCACAAGCTatgaacccaagctgcaaaatcaagtcATGAACTCAAGCTatgttcaggactggtaactatgcagcagctgcagaacatctgatgggtgtatgtgtgtgtaggtaTTAGGTATAACGTGTGTATATGgattaaaatattagttattggtcataaatcaaatggttatcataataaatgtggcatctttgtcttgccccctgaaaagatcctgtgtagttttgtctgtacaacaaaACTCATCAGGAACCAGAAGCACTTCTGAGATCTGCACCAGTGTTTGCGTGTCGGATCGGTGCCTCATCAGCCCCACAGGGGTTCTCCAAAGCgcgagaggggagtggggtctaggggCTTGGGGGGGACtgagaaccaggactcctgggttctgtccctgactCTGAGAGGGGAATGGAGTCTAGTGCTTagagagcagggaggctgggactcaggactcctgggttctatccctagctctgggaggggaataggATCTAGTGCAGgagtccccaatgtggtgcccaccGGTGCATCCAAGTGCACCCATGTACTGTGcagcggacgagcatctgccgaaatgccgccgaaattcagcagcatttcagtgacaacacctctggatgacaccgcttgtctgtggcatttcggcggatgctcgtccgcctccatggtcctctgtggctcgtcgtctggcacCCCCCAGAggaaaaaggttgggaaccactgatctagtgggTTAGAACAGAGAGGGACTCGCAACCAGGATTGCTAGGTTGTGTTCCAGAACTGAGAGAGGTTTTCAGCATTTAGCCCCATAAATTGCGAAGATGAGTGGGGATGAGTGAGTCTGCACTGTTTGTAACAAGCACTGCGGTGGATTTGAGTCTGGCCCCATATTGGGGGCACTGACTAACCTGGTTCAggtgagccaggaacagaatatGGAACCTTTcccctctgggcaggggcagctcccaaccagccccagagcagggactggctggctcaggaatCGGTTCTGTTAGGCACCATCTGCCTTCTCCTCCAGGCGACTAGACACTTTGAAACGAAAGCCCCATGTGAGCAGCAGGGGCCTTCTTTGCCCCACCCCTTGGGGTTCCAGTTGCAAGGGATGGCCAGGAGCCgaccccacagcccagctgcagccagttcCCCTTGCCCGCTAGTTTCCTGTGAATGCAGAGGTGCTACTGAACACCCAGCCATGCAGGGGCCGTCGGCtgtgggggcatggctgggggagTCACTGCACTTCCTGTGTTTGTCACTTTTCTGAGCGAAGCAGAGACGCGGCTGGTGGCTGAGCTGAGAACCCAGCTCCCACCCCAGAGCGACCGGCTTTGCATGGCGCTAACTCACCTTCTGCCAGTGCTGGGTAAGTGACCTCCCTCGGCCCCCATCCCTCTGTGTGTCTATCCAGagatcccctcacccccatctctccagccttctccacccccaacccctcccaggaGCTCTCATCCCATCATGGTCCTCACTCGGTTGGGGAACGTGGCCTATTGGTCATGGCCACAACCCCTGACTGCCAaggagggtgcagggagggccCCCCCACATTCCaccaggctccaacccagggGCCTTTGGCCTACCAGTGGTCTGGCAACCAAGGCTGCTTAAGGCTGTCCTCCCTGGGCCAATTCGTCTCATCCCCAAATGGGTACGTTTAGTCCAAGGCTTTCCCATGGTGGGGAATTTCAAACCAAATAAGTAAGAGGGGGTTACCCATGTCCAAGCTTCACAGGCGAGGGGGCCAGGGATACTTCCCTCTCTGACTGTTGCCCACTGTGGGGTTTGTAAACCCCATCACACACTccctctccagcttctcccccgGCCCATGTCTGTAGAATCCTAGAATCACAGAAtcctagaatcacagaatatcagggttggaagggacctcaggaggtatcttgtccaaccccctgctcaaagtagggtgaccagctagCGGAAGTGAAAAATGGTGACACTCTTTTTCAAGGTGCGCAGTGTAGTTCTCTATATAAGACAAGCCCCCTACTATTGGGGTCGTCCCGTTGGgatgtctgatcaccctagctgtCCCCAGCTGGGAGCGACGTCTCCTGTCCTTGCTAAGAGTTCCTTGCTGGAGAGGTGTGTTGGGTGGGGGGCGCACTCCCCTCTCATCCCACTGCGGGGTTTGAAAGTGCCAGTGGGTGGGGATCATTGGgggtcccctccagccctctcccctccccatgggcAAGATGTCTCCTTTGGAATCCAGCAGCAGTGTCACTTGAGATTCCTGGCCAGGGTTACCCCTGGCTCATGATGGCTGTTTCTCCATTCTCCCAAGATCAGCTCCCCACCTCCAGAGTTCTTCCCGCCCCCACGCTAGCCCCCCGTAACATCGTCCCCCCCTTAACAATCTCCTTTCCTCTTCCATTCCCGTGTCCCCTCTCCAGGGGCTCTGATCTGTTCTCCTCTCCCACGCAGCCTGTCTCCTGACTGTCCCACGGATGGTCTCACCTGCAGGTAATCATCTCTCCTGCCTCCTTGAGATGCTACCTCCAGGGTAGGGAAGGGTCTTGGAGTGGGGGGAGCCTCCCCTCTGAGCACACAGTGGAGGCTGCAAGTGTGACACAGAGGGAGGCCTGCTGCATTTCCCTGCGATCAGACCCAGCCTCCTGTGGACGGGGACTGGAGAGCATCCCTGCCTGAGGCCTGGTTGGTGAGATGAGTTTGTGGGGTCTCGGTCTCCAGCGAGACAGGGGCTTGCCACAGTCACTGACTGCTCCCTGCACTGACAGCCTCAACAGAGGGCTTGGCATTGTGTGGGGAAGAGTTTGAGGGGTCCCAAGAAGCCCCCTTCACAGCATCCATCTCTCCTTTCAGCTGCAGTGCCTcggctccccccccacccccacgatCTCCACTGGCCACAGACATTTGGAGACacaggagtgggggggtgggggagcaaggGGGGGTGGGATTTGCCAGTGAGATGGGCGGAGCTACAGGTCTGGGGGTCCCTGCTGGGTCTAACCTGGGCCAGACTCCAGCACTGGCTTTCCTGTAAACCCTCTGCAATTACAGAtaccagcccccagccctgtcacTGACTGTGAGCCCACGGGGCCCCCGTCCCGCACTGGGGGATCTCTGACCCTCGGCCCCACGGCGCCTGCCAGTGCACTCAGTAtgaccctctgcccagccccggGATGCTGCATGCTGGGTTGTCCAGCTAGACGTGCTGGGCCCACCGAGCTGGGCCGATGGATCCATCCACACAGGGCCAAGCCATGTCCGCAGCTGTCCCAGGTGCAGGGGATACTTGAGAGGAACAGGCCATGGAACCTGGGCTCTCCTCTCCACCGACGAGTGTCCCTTCACAGCAGGGGATGGCACATTTTGTGGGACCCTTTGGGGGGCACATGGccgggctgcctgcagagctgccaggcGCTGCAGAGCCGATACCTACAAGCAGCAATTGAAAAACAGGCTGCAAAACCCACCCAGTCGTGGAGGAAACCCATCCCCCTGCTCACATCCGGCTGCACTTCTCACCGTCCTCCCTCACCCGGCAGCTGCAGTTCAGCAGAGACGCGGCCTCCACTGGGCCCTGGGAGCCGCACAACtcaggagagggaaaggaagctGGTGCACATGGGCGGCACGTGAACCGCCCGTTGTGGGAGGTAGtccccagcccaccccttccGCCCATcttccctgccagagccccagcccccctcatcccttccctgccccagtcacCCCAAGTCtcagcctgggctggggccacaggggaagagcagggaacCATGAGGGGGCCTTGGGGTGGAGTATAGGCacggccacacctggctgtttgggaagcCTTGGCCTCCCCGGCCTGTGAGACCCACCTCCCGTGCTGGTGGGGCTGAGAGAGCCAACATGGATCACGCATGGGGATCGGCCTATGTAATAAAAACTGCAGTTGTGCCCTGGGGGCCATGCTGGGTGCTCTGCTCCTGTGTCCACGCCATGGCATGGGGAATTCGGAGCTAACGGCAGCGCTCAGAGCTTCATGGGGGCCGCTCACGGGTGGGATGGAGAAACCTAAATGGAGAAGTCCCGTAACCACCATCTCCCTGgttttccttctctcccacctCCACAGCATTTCCAGAAGTGGCTCCCCGGGCCCCGACACTGTCTGTGAACCCCCACAGACCCGCCTACCTCTCTGGGGAATCCCTGAGCCTCACCTGCTCCGTGCCCAGAGGGGACCAGGTGGTACAATTCCAGCTGTGGAAGGACGGGGCGGCACAGCCCCCCATGGATAGCCACAGGCAGCAAGTTCACAGCTTCCCTCTGGCACACCTCAGGGTGCAGGACTCCGGGACGTACACCTGTGCGTATCGGGTACAGCGATCCGAAGGACAGAGGCAATCCTGGAGGAGTAACCCCGTCTCCATCTCTGTCTATGGTACCATCAGCACGGGCTCTGGGGCAGGTTATTAAAGATtgaagtgggaggaggagagcagtTTCCTTTTCTTCAAGGCAGGCACGGGCTGGGAAGCCGAGCCCCCGGAGGTGATGATATTCTGCCCAGCAGGTGTCAGGGGAGGAGATGCCATCTCCAATGGGTTATCAGCATATGGGGGGCTCTTTCCACTGGGTTACTGGGAAGCGTGATTTACTGGTGGTTTATCACAGGATATTTCATAGATGGGGAGCTCAGTCCTGGGCCAGCAGATGGGAGGAGAGTCTAATGTATGTTCCTATGCCGGGGTCTTGCTACCACCTATTCCCTGCTGTCCCACTCCATGGGGAATCCCCTGTTGTACTGACCCTCTGACACTATTCCAGACCCCCCCACCCAAGCAAGAGCCATCTCCTCCATCCAGCATTGTTCAGCCCCCTTGccagccccccacctctccctgaATCCTCCTACCCTGTCGACATATCACCCTCACCCATTCAGCTCCCGGCAGCATCAGGGTGCAGATTCCCCACCCAAAGCAGGGAGTGGATCTGGGAAGGGGACCCCAAGCCCCATGGGGGCTGCCTGGTTTGAACTGATGGTGGACATGGGGACCAGTAGGGTGTACAACTGCAGGTACTGGTGAAGGGAACTTGGGAGAGACATCCTGCCCCGACAGAGCAGTGCCATGCGGATGTCAGTGACAGGGGAGTTCCTGTGTCCATCGCTGGTGATTTCATTGTACTTCCAAAACTTTTGGCAACCGCGTGATCACCGGTCCATGCAGCAGCAATTCCTTGGTAAACACGGCATTGGAATCTGTTGGTTTTCCATCCAGTAGAGGAAGATGGTGAGAGTCAAACCCAGCAATCCGCTGCTCTTCAGCCTTGCTCGGGGCCCGCGTTTCACTGCCACACAAACAGAGCTGGTACACGCACGGTTCTGCAGATCTGCAGCATTGTAGAGAGCTAAACAGTCCCTGTTGTTACAAGAGGGGGACAAGGAGATCCGGGGAATTGTAGACCAGCCGGCACAGCTTCAATACTtagaaagatactggagcaaattattaaactgGAAGATAATAGGGTGATGAGAGAGAACCAGCAAGAACAAATCACTCCAGAGCAACCTCATTTCCTCCTTTGATAACGCTAGTGACTTAAGGCATAGAGAGGAAACTGGAGACGTGATGTACCTCGATCTGAGTCAGACCTTTGACACGGGGCCACATGCCATTCTCACAAGCAAagcagggaaatgtggtctagatgaaattactgtaaggtggttGCACACCTGGTTGAACGAGCATACTCAGAGAGTGgctatcaatggtttgctgtcagaccAGGAGGGCGTATCTAGCGGGGTCCCACAGGGTGGGTCCTGGGTCCGgtaccattcaatattttcattaatgacttcagTAATGGAGTAGCGAGTATGCTTGTAACATctgtagatgacacaaagctgggaggggttgccagcactttggagggcaggtgtaaaattcaaaataaccttgacaaattggagacttggtctgaattcaacaagatgaaagttggtgaagacaagtgcaaagtaaatGCGCAACTACAAactggagaataactggctaggtggtagcacTGCTGAGAAAGATCAGGGGGTGACAGTGGATAACGTGTTGAATATGAGTCATCAATCTGATGCACCTGCACACACGGGTAATATGATTCTAAGTGTATGAACAGGCATGTTGTGGGTGAGACACGGGAGGTCATCGTCTCATTCTACTTgccactggtgaggccccagctggagaactgtgtccagatCTGGGTCCTGCacattaggaaagatgtggacacatGGGGAGcgtccagagaagaggaacaagaaCAATCAAAGGTTTAACAAACTTCACCTACAAGGAAAAGTGAAAAAATCTGGGCATGTTTTATTCTGAGGGGGGCATGATAACAACCTTCAGACATGTGAAGGGCTGTCACAGAGGACAAGGATCGATTGTTCTccatgtgtgctgaaggcaggacaaggagTGATGGGCTtcacctgcagcaagggaggctgaGGTTAAAGATGAGGACAAACTTTCTAGCTCTAAGGGGAGTTGAGCTTTAAAGggcagttgtggaatctccatcactggtggTTTTCAAGACCAGGCAGGACAAACCCTGTCAGGGGTCTCAGTTTACTTGGCCCGgtctcagcacagagggctggactagatgccctctcaggtcccttccagtccgacCTTTCAGTGATGCTAAATGCCCAAAACATGccacggctgctgctctgagcgTCTGTATCTctcacagccacacacacattcAACTGCAGCTGTGTGCGGTTTCattgctgtctctctctgtccattATTCTGGTGTCTTCCCCCAAAACACTTCTCCCTGGCTTAAGGGGATTGGCGCCATGGGAAGCCCTTTTCAGGGGTGGCCGGCTGAACCGTAACCAGAGACGTGAGGGTTTTTGAGGGGTAAGTCTGGAAACTTACGCTGGGTGATTCACAGACTCTTCGATTTCCAGGCCAGAGGGTCAGGCTAGTCTGCTCTCTCGTAAGACAGGACATTCTCCGGGCTAGGAATGGGACTCAGGGAGGGCTCTCAGGAGCTTTGGGAGAGGGCATGGGGATGCGTACGAGACTCTCATTCAACGTTTCTCATTGAACCTTGTGTTTTTCAGACcatcccacagccccagccctgtccgTGAGCCCTCTGCACCCTGTGTACCTCCCTGGAGAAGCTGTTACCCTCCAGTGCATGGCTCCCCTTGGAGCTCACCCAGTTACAGGATTCCAGCTCTCCAGGGTTGGTGGAAGGAACTTCTCTTCTGGAAGCAGTGACACCCACACCCTGAGCATCACGGGGGTGGGTGATGCTGGGTCCTTCACCTGCCTGTACTGGATATGCCTATCCAGATGGTGTATCCAGTCCTGGGAGAGCCGCCCCATCTCCATCAATGTAACAGGTGAGCTCTGCGCTGACTCTCACACATTTCCCCCTCAGGTGTAGGGATATTTTATTCATCTGTCTTGCAGGCACGGATGCGGATTTGCTCTTGATCTTGGCCTCCTTTTGCTGCTGTGTTTGAGTTTGATTCACTTTCTAATCTAGTCACTCAGTTTTCCTCATCGAAGTGGCAGAATTTCTCTCCTATTCTGTGGAATTTTTTCTTCACATATCTTCCTTGAAGTCTCCCGTCCAATCAGATTGGGATCAACGTGGCTGCCCATCTGCCATCAATATGGCAGTCCAATATGGACGCCCAACTGCCAGTAACATGGCCACTCAAATACCAACAACATGGCAGCCTAACTTCAAGCGACATTGCCGCCTGATGAATCCAGCATGAGTGCCCAAGTGCCTACAACACGTCTGCCCCATATGGCCTCCATAGGCAGCTTGACCGGGACAATCAGCTACCAACACATGACAAGAACATGAATGTTCCACTTTGCTGGTCTCTTTGACTGTAGATACCTCAGTCAGCCTGGCCTCAAGGTTGAGGAAACTGCCATGGGTCAGTGGGACTTTAGAAAAGGTGGGTGGGATGGGAATTTAACTATCAAAGCACCTGCTGACTCCTCCCCATTGGGCTCCCCTCAGATCCACCTTCCGAGCCAGTGCTGAGCGTAGATCCCCAGTCGGGAACGGTGAGAGAAGGTCTCCCCCTGCTCATCAGCTGCATCGCCCCCAGTGACACTGGTGATCGGAGGTTTCACTTCTACAAGGGTGGAGATGAGCTCGTTCCTGGGGACGCTGAGTCTGAGATCAGCACCACAGAGCCCGGCATCAGCTCTGTGAACGTCTCAGTGCTCAGAATCCCCCGGGCCGGTCCCAACAACACCGGGGTATTCACCTGCGGGTACGAGGAGAACGTGGGTGGAAGGTGGATCCCATCCCCCAGGAGCCAGGCCGTGAACTTCACCGTGAACATCACAGCGACAGGTGAGTTTCCCTATCCAGAGAGTGTCTGCCCAGCTCCGATAGATAGAGCATTACTTTTGGTTCCTGACCAATCCCTTGTcaccttttctcttctctcacaAGCAGCCTTGGCCCAACCTAGGAACATGCTGCTGGCATGTGGGATCCTTGTGGTTCTGGGCATGGCTCTGGCTGCCCTCGTCTGCTACTGCAGGAGGAACAAGAGAGGTACGTCAGTGAATTATAAGCACCAAACACTCCCAGAGCTCTAGTTATTTGAGTCTCCCTTGAATCCCAAAACTAAGCCAAAACCTGCATGTCTCCTTCTCTGCACCCTGGTGAGTTGTACCTTAACTGGCCACATGAGTGATGTTGAGTGACATTATCAGAGCTGAGTTAGCTGTCCCTCTGGGGCTCCCGGACCCCTCACCAGCTCCAGCAAAGGAGAGATTG harbors:
- the LOC116839026 gene encoding immunoglobulin superfamily member 1-like, whose translation is MAGGVTALPVFVTFLSEAETRLVAELRTQLPPQSDRLCMALTHLLPVLACLLTVPRMVSPAAFPEVAPRAPTLSVNPHRPAYLSGESLSLTCSVPRGDQVVQFQLWKDGAAQPPMDSHRQQVHSFPLAHLRVQDSGTYTCAYRVQRSEGQRQSWRSNPVSISVYDHPTAPALSVSPLHPVYLPGEAVTLQCMAPLGAHPVTGFQLSRVGGRNFSSGSSDTHTLSITGVGDAGSFTCLYWICLSRWCIQSWESRPISINVTDPPSEPVLSVDPQSGTVREGLPLLISCIAPSDTGDRRFHFYKGGDELVPGDAESEISTTEPGISSVNVSVLRIPRAGPNNTGVFTCGYEENVGGRWIPSPRSQAVNFTVNITATALAQPRNMLLACGILVVLGMALAALVCYCRRNKRVPEPSQYLRGSEPGGGDGELNSRRCHEELKPSSVGVELSGEGSDVYTLLTFPSSATP